Proteins encoded by one window of Haliotis asinina isolate JCU_RB_2024 chromosome 6, JCU_Hal_asi_v2, whole genome shotgun sequence:
- the LOC137286218 gene encoding nuclear pore complex protein Nup205-like, giving the protein MAALGMAVNSGARLWGPFKALYDVVDAAIYKRRPNSIHDLELSLRKHKPDFISLLKTPAKNNLHREAVKKSTTEGIPVQGEQRSQTFSQQFVTETLILSDLFDLNELAAMELLMAGENQLPNYPGLTRGLVAVILYYDGRRSLVNALRILLQSREGRTWTLGMPSDLSHLIQTFTTQLVEEGLVNKILDLIRSMSEVTEMDKLQKDRALGPPKHRKQVVELFREIKLSLAECLFCLACQQPLSKADTLRLIAHLREDNYVTGDDKLDPVTLCLLLTLMYCFDVRILEQEDAAEIAQRLPVISDPTYLMEIHREMVSVSAWAIPGLKASVQFAWAMLLRQLSQYPLAGGVTEPFEDDEALMDQAIEGNVFSFLRSSVVALPEFHQDEFYCRRLHCLMTDLIYHMPLKVKELRNRGDETARIIMAYQVEGQEAPPQRRDLEHMFGLIGELYMKDPMNLELSLEFWCPAESAGVQESFYNYRPPPRQVALFKFIRGAGDLLPAPLYIPYINMLAGLASGPQAAQHCFNLLKANGNNSGGSSSMVSWDHIFVSLNQYYASLRRETQSSVDSNMYRAPPARAITPHELEGILSVLKLIRRVADENENCRGALFENQQWGSVIMMFGLVGCSIPSKMKAELLRTLAAMAKTPSIAASIWQTLEVAQVLPTTATSAEQRGGIQIELEEIESRSEEYPMTIAFLELIDRLTDIPIPAGLGAGYRAPGFEPYLDFIITNVFLRFNSRAYKDSAEKWQVSASALEILCKLLQDHEIHEDDFRDTLVDIQGGGIVPANKPPGHTLLLHMLNDSGLLKMVLRVLDETVSMFEQYSKVPGKEYLEKTALLCLRMIETSLEKEAQFEMMIRETGVSIMVAAMDKLLLSINPRSGKADHLVNVAKFVSLNSFLPHQCLSAVRVLYLVCQAAPIQADLVALFTADEVTSSCLLQGIVECIETDDREVKPEEAEDENENTKDEIILSQVRNASRQHIIQLMLHALDQPAPNLAHWMLGFEVRKPVSKTNLQDPGILGSARTCLHSVLAFLGQGVGARSGPVCLMEAPRLAELAYNLIYVLCSNKDTSAPTLRYLRTTHNFLYNQLQHLPFREEEYGHPVISHQSWLLKTIAIELRITSLNRQRSHTQRLLRLLLADTDDEQTYVMQPVGTDEGELSTWDRDPSSFLGGHNRSLAVQAQQTRRKLLCILDSISFAQQFPEGLQLDFFDPKLIEQVITSCETKTKTGVVVCDVRNLRRILINELNNQQGTMMAGQRPLIQEEIQNILSTVVARNSVRESLYVKRQSFEAWRQVTEVLLTACPEDVLMGEVRQMVIFEVLQDLLVKVADDDAMPESTGPVAGVILTLMANLRQCFLSDNAPSTSAAAQNTSQYVSMLDRSVLPSAGSAVGSRTLFASSLQMVLKGVLDYILRAGGGAQRVRANLYGALLYYLQIAQKPATVPQPKGKESEGMSRVLGTKETEYEQLSKENLSTILSYGDSLMETVCRDACDGHDIGRMLALSVLDTVMSIDHYQQWLSFLSKKGYLQHLVDSLLTEDADLQKVLAPNPEQLRSLYIYQSKMSLLTRVGETLEGAHTLLRCGILQKLSACAFFDLRPESESPEKELMEDMSGDEFIPSPMARYRILLFAALNLCLAILTSLGLENKDVAAQVMLFIISHSDIFNTIVRSRRPLLSLSTMRELALTTCVISRANFHTDLGSEYLDSETALIEFRGHRSVIQRQMLSLLSHYSFSPRFSKQLTNLSSQTYQGGQSIAAKVSLAYQEVTSNIVAYCRSLLTESGPTTQYSRILFSPGLEEGNARDLQDADEFSISSIGGSQSLSLGVIVYLLKQCAGQFLVVYDSHRQHVQKLTHLQDLSSEDLKQFSGACGTEKMSSQQRHELARSRLTDIVTQKAKELQHHAYIVENCLFIIWRHLEYYLLHCIPVDQQPLAYQAHMRRHNQIRRLQDLTGIRGAPPAEPEIMIKPEYEQLSHGVTRDDIELLKQTAPSVISESLLKKVQEINQCYVKDRSHYSFTEAVIRRIKRLLRLHTGS; this is encoded by the exons ATGGCGGCATTGGGCATGGCGGTAAATTCGG GTGCCCGTTTGTGGGGCCCATTTAAAGCATtatatgatgttgttgatgctgCCATCTACAAGCGCCGACCAAACTCTATTCATGATCTTGAACTATCATTACGGAAACATAAACCAGACTTTATTTCCCTTCTCAAAACACCA GCCAAGAACAACCTTCACCGTGAAGCTGTCAAGAAGTCGACCACAGAGGGAATTCCAGTTCAGGGAGAACAGAGAAGTCAAACCTTCTCACAGCAGTTCGTAACAGAGACCCTCATCCTCAGTGACCTATTTGACCTAAATGAACTGGCTGCCATGGAGCTGCTTATGGCTG GTGAGAACCAGCTGCCTAATTACCCTGGCCTGACTCGGGgtttggtggcagtcatccTTTACTACGATGGACGCAGGAGCTTAGTGAATGCTCTCCGCATTTTGCTCCAGTCTCGAGAAGGGAGGACTTGGACGCTAGGCATGCCCTCTGACTTATCTCACCTCATACAGACCTTCACGACACAGCTGGTGGAGGAGGGACTTGTCAACAAAATACTAG ATTTGATCCGATCTATGAGTGAAGTAACGGAAATGGACAAGCTCCAGAAGGACAGAGCACTTGGCCCTCCCAAACACAGAAAACAG GTTGTGGAACTGTTCCGAGAGATCAAGTTGTCATTGGCTGAATGTCTGTTCTGTCTAGCATGTCAGCAGCCTCTCAGTAAGGCTGACACCTTGAGGCTGATTGCACACCTAAGGGAAGACAACTATGTAACTGGAGATGACAAACTAGATCCAGTGACCCTTTGTctactgttgacactgatgtaTTGCTTTGATGTGAGGATCCTGGAACAGGAAGATGCTGCAG AAATTGCCCAACGATTGCCAGTGATTTCTGACCCAACGTACTTGATGGAGATCCACAGGGAGATGGTCTCTGTCTCTGCTTGGGCCATCCCAGGATTGAAGGCCTCTGTGCAGTTCGCATGGGCCATGCTGCTAAGACAACTCTCACAGTACCCATTGGCTGGAG GTGTGACTGAACCATTTGAGGATGATGAGGCTCTCATGGACCAAGCTATCGAGGGCAATGTCTTCAGCTTTCTACGCAGTTCTGTTGTTGCGCTACCCGAGTTCCACCAAGAT GAATTTTACTGTCGCCGTTTACACTGTCTGATGACAGATCTCATCTACCATATGCCTCTCAAG GTGAAAGAGCTGCGTAATCGTGGTGATGAAACAGCTCGTATCATCATGGCATATCAGGTGGAGGGTCAAGAGGCGCCACCACAGAGGAGAGACCTGGAACATATGTTTGGTCTG ATTGGTGAGCTGTACATGAAAGACCCAATGAACCTAGAGCTGTCCTTGGAGTTCTGGTGTCCTGCTGAGTCAGCCGGGGTGCAGGAGTCCTTCTACAACTACCGACCACCACCCAGACAA GTTGCCCTGTTCAAGTTTATCCGCGGTGCCGGCGACCTACTACCAGCCCCACTGTATATTCCCTACATCAACATGCTGGCGGGCCTGGCCTCTGGGCCACAGGCTGCACAACATTGCTTCAATCTTCTCAAGGCAAATGGAAACAACTCAG GTGGGTCATCAAGCATGGTGTCCTGGGACCACATCTTTGTGTCTTTGAACCAGTACTATGCCAGTCTCAGGAGAGAGACTCAGAGCTCTGTGGACTCAAACATGTACAGAGCTCCTCCAGCAAGAGCCATAACTCCTCATGAACTGGAAGGAATACTGTCAGTTCTGAAACTGATTCGACGTGTAGCAGATGAG AATGAGAACTGTCGTGGAGCTTTGTTTGAGAACCAGCAGTGGGGGTCTGTCATCATGATGTTTGGTCTGGTGGGGTGCAGCATCCCCTCCAAGATGAAGGCTGAACTGCTCCGCACCCTTGCTGCCATGGCCAAGACCCCATCCATTGCTGCCAGCATCTGGCAAACTCTGGAAGTGGCACAG GTTTTGCCGACCACAGCAACCAGTGCTGAACAGAGAGGAGGCATTCAG ATTGAACTGGAGGAGATTGAGAGCCGTAGTGAAGAGTACCCTATGACGATTGCTTTCCTTGAGCTGATTGATCGTCTGACAGACATACCTATCCCAGCAGGCCTTGGTGCTGGATATCGGGCCCCAGGATTTGAACCCTACCTGGACTTTATCATTACCAATGTGTTCCTAAGGTTCAACTCCAGGGCCTACAAGGACAGTGCTGAAAAG TGGCAAGTGTCAGCAAGTGCACTGGAGATCCTGTGTAAACTACTGCAGGACCACGAGATCCATGAAGATGACTTCCGCGACACTCTGGTGGACATCCAAGGGGGTGGCATAGTTCCTGCCAACAAGCCCCCTGGACACACGCTGCTGCTGCACATGCTCAATGACTCCGGGTTGCTCAAGATG GTACTGCGAGTGCTAGATGAGACGGTTTCAATGTTTGAGCAGTACTCCAAAGTACCTG GCAAGGAATACCTTGAGAAGACGGCACTGCTTTGTCTGAGGATGATTGAGACGTCCCTTGAGAAGGAAGCACAGTTTGAGATGATGATCCGGGAGACTGGTGTATCCATCATGGTGGCTGCCATGGACAAACTCTTGCTCAGCATCAATCCCCGCAGTGGCAAAGCAGATCATCTGGTCAATGTTGCCAA GTTTGTGAGCCTGAACAGTTTCCTGCCCCACCAGTGCCTCTCTGCCGTCAGGGTCCTGTACCTGGTGTGTCAGGCTGCACCCATCCAGGCTGACCTTGTTGCTCTCTTCACTGCAGATGAG GTGACAAGCTCGTGTCTGCTGCAGGGGATTGTTGAATGTATTGAAACAGATGACAGAGAAGTGAAGCCTGAAGAGGCTGAGGATGAGAATGAAAACACAA AAGATGAGATTATACTGTCTCAGGTGAGGAATGCATCTCGTCAGCACATAATACAGCTTATGCTACATGCCCTGGACCAACCAGCACCAAACCTTGCCCACTGGATGCTGGGCTTTGAAGTTAGGAAACCTGTGTCTAAAACCAACCTTCAAGATCCTG GTATTCTTGGATCTGCTCGTACTTGCCTTCATTCTGTGCTAGCATTCCTGGGTCAGGGGGTCGGAGCCCGCAGTGGGCCTGTCTGTCTGATGGAGGCACCACGACTGGCTGAGCTTGCATACAATCTCATCTACGTATTGTGTTCTAACAAAGACACATCTGCGCCAACTCTGAGATATCTCCGAACCACACACAATTTCTTGTATAACCAGCTCCAGCATCTGCCATTCAGGGAGGAAGAATATG GTCATCCAGTGATAAGTCACCAGTCGTGGCTGTTGAAGACGATAGCTATAGAGCTGCGGATCACATCCTTGAATCGTCAGCGTTCACACACTCAACGTCTCCTTCGTCTTTTGCTAGCTGACACTGATGATGAACAGACATATG TGATGCAGCCTGTCGGTACTGATGAGGGAGAGTTGTCTACCTGGGACAGGGACCCAAGCTCCTTCCTTGGGGGACATAACCGATCACTGGCTGTTCAAG CTCAGCAGACACGGCGGAAGCTGCTTTGTATCTTGGACTCCATCAGTTTTGCTCAGCAGTTTCCTGAGGGATTGCAGCTGGACTTCTTTGATCCCAAGCTGATTGAGCAGGTGATCACAAGCTGTGAGACCAAGACCAAAACTGGAGTAGTGGTTTGTGATGTCCGCAACCTGCGTCGGATCCTCATCAATGAACTCAACAATCAGCAGGGCACCATGATGGCTGGTCAGAGGCCTCTCATTCAAGAG GAGATCCAGAATATCCTGAGTACAGTGGTAGCCCGGAACTCTGTTAGGGAAAGTTTGTACGTCAAGCGTCAGTCTTTCGAGGCTTGGCGACAGGTGACCGAGGTCCTCTTGACAGCCTGTCCGGAAGATGTGCTCATGGGGGAGGTCAGGCAGATGGTTATCTTTGAGGTGCTCCAGGATCTGCTGGTCAAA GTGGCTGATGATGATGCTATGCCAGAATCAACTGGCCCTGTAGCTGGGGTCATTCTGACTCTTATGGCCAATCTGCGTCAGTGTTTCCTGTCCGACAATGCTCCATCCACCTCTGCTGCTGCGCAGAACACATCACAGTATGTATCCATGCTGGACCGCTCAGTGCTGCCGTCTGCTGGCAGTGCTGTGGGCTCAAGGACACTCTTTGCTTCCTCCCTGCAGATGGTGCTGAAGGGCGTTTTGGACTACATCCTGCGAGCTG GTGGTGGAGCCCAGCGAGTCAGGGCGAACCTATATGGAGCCCTGCTGTACTACTTACAGATAGCTCAGAAACCTGCAACTGTCCCTCAGCCAAAAG GCAAGGAGAGCGAGGGAATGTCTCGAGTTTTAGGTACAAAAGAGACTGAGTATGAACAGCTGTCTAAGGAGAACCTGTCCACCATCTTATCGTATGGCGACAGTCTGATGGAGACTGTGTGTAGGGATGCTTGTGATGGACATGATATTGGAAGG ATGCTGGCCCTGAGTGTGCTGGATACAGTTATGTCTATTGACCACTACCAGCAGTGGCTCTCCTTCCTCAGTAAGAAGGGCTACCTCCAGCACCTTGTTGACTCTTTGCTCACAGAGGATGCAGACTTGCAGAAAGTCCTGGCACCCAACCCAGAACAGCTTCGTTCTCTCTACATATACCAGTCCAAGATG AGCTTGCTCACTCGTGTTGGAGAGACGCTAGAAGGAGCGCATACACTGCTCAGATGTGGGATACTTCAGAAACTGTCAGCATGTGCCTTTTTTGACCTCCGACCTGAGTCAGAGAG CCCAGAGAAGGAATTGATGGAGGATATGTCCGGAGATGAGTTCATCCCAAGCCCAATGGCAAGGTATCGCATCCTGTTGTTTGCAGCCCTGAACTTGTGCCTGGCTATACTCACATCCCTTGGGTTGGAGAACAAGGATGTGGCAGCTCAG GTGATGTTGTTCATCATCTCCCACAGTGACATCTTCAACACCATCGTGCGCAGCAGGAGACCCCTCCTGAGTCTGTCCACCATGCGAGAGCTGGCTCTCACCACCTGTGTCATCTCTAGGGCTAACTTCCACA CTGACCTAGGTTCTGAGTACCTGGACAGTGAGACGGCCTTAATTGAGTTCCGTGGACATCGCTCTGTGATCCAGAGACAGATGCTGTCTCTCCTGTCTCACTACAGCTTCTCCCCACGCTTCAGCAAGCAGCTGACCAACCTCAGTAGCCAGACATACCAGGGGGGCCAGAGCATTGCAGCAAAGGTGTCGCTGGCCTACCAGGAAGTTACGTCCAATATTGTAGCATACTGCCGATCACTTCTGACTGAGTCAG GTCCCACTACTCAGTACAGCCGCATCTTGTTCAGCCCAGGCCTGGAGGAGGGAAATGCTAGAGACCTACAAGATGCTGATG AGTTCTCCATTTCAAGTATTGGTGGGAGTCAGAGCCTGAGTCTTGGTGTAATAGTTTACCTGCTGAAGCAGTGTGCTGGACAGTTCCTAGTGGTTTATGACAGTCACAGGCAGCATGTCCAGAAGCTCACTCATCTGCAGGACCTCAGCTCTGAGGACCTCAAACAG TTTTCTGGTGCGTGTGGGACAGAGAAGATGTCATCCCAGCAACGCCATGAGCTGGCCCGAAGTAGATTGACAGACATCGTCACTCAGAAGGCCAAGGAGCTGCAGCACCATGCAT